One part of the Lycorma delicatula isolate Av1 chromosome 7, ASM4794821v1, whole genome shotgun sequence genome encodes these proteins:
- the LOC142327363 gene encoding uncharacterized protein LOC142327363 isoform X2, whose amino-acid sequence MMCCNPDDIVGNLLLLDLPFVNVLRERIVEFNNVLFNQSEERRELLCEIISFIDNDLKLHLANIEKDELENELIQFYFGLGFIKKSEEPFISGNMGIAEQCNVWSNVISCLKGLQSQPSLNEKYENCNQRLIINKIIHNPAFKETLNKRITVVNNVEFKKNLININNIREELLEINNSINELNEILLSHEEDIDESSAPLSVTEELKKSDHETVHILLTEWVNNIKSRGSFHHDMNYVAHFSQLSSGYESDHDESNFEDSFHKDFSAKILLLYNNFYL is encoded by the exons ATGATGTGCTGCAATCCAGACGATATTGTTGGCAATTTGCTTTTATTGGATTTGCCTTTTGTAAATGTTTTGAGAGAACGAATTGTGGAATTCAATAATGTTCTATTTAATCAAAGTGAAGAAAGAAGAGAACTATTGtgtgaaattatttcttttattgacaACGATTTGAAATTGCATTTGGCAAATATAGAAAAGGATGAACTTGAAAAtg AACTGATCCAGTTTTATTTCGGATTGGGTTTTATTAAAAAGTCTGAAGAACCATTTATATCA GGTAATATGGGTATAGCTGAACAATGCAATGTTTGGTCCAATGTTATAAGTTGTCTGAAGGGTCTTCAGAGTCAGCccagtttaaatgaaaaatatgaaaactgtaaCCAGagactaattattaataaaataattcataatccTGCATTTAAG GAAACATTAAATAAACGTATAACAGTTGTTAATAAtgttgaatttaagaaaaatttaatcaacataaataatattagagaAGAACTTCTAGAAATTAACAAtagtataaatgaattaaatgaaattctattaTCACATGAAGAg GATATTGATGAAAGTTCAGCACCTTTATCAGTAACAGAGGAGTTAAAAAAGAGTGATCATGAAACTGTTCATATACTTTTAACTGAATGGGTTAATAATATCAAATCAAGAGGTTCATTTCATCATGACATGAATTACGTAGCTCACTTTTCTCAGCTTTCATCTGGTTATGAATCTGACCATGATGAGTCAAATTTTGAGGATTCGTTTCATAAAGATTTCAGtgcaaaaatactattattatataataatt